The Vibrio tasmaniensis genome includes a region encoding these proteins:
- a CDS encoding serine hydrolase domain-containing protein gives MKLKHIAVLVSLATASSFALAANPVEEALKVEGAQVTLTVKEASTAFTPSFTDSARELFNNFHWQMGGDHSVYYNMHMSEFLPTALAAPNEEYKPLVKNIDPRLAALKVDTESKGQLTMDEYLADEQFRTQGFMLIHKGEIVYEAYPGMKPTDTHVWASTAKTTVGTVIAMLVEEGKVDPEKDITEYVSELKGTNWDGITVHQVLNMSTALDNEETLESILNPDSDVVRFFAASFNSPRAKTGEMETWMNVAKGAQKLDGEKAGDHFRYASINTMVLTKLIENIENKTWTQVFEDRVWSKVHARQSMQFNLTPDGMAIAVGLVSTTVEDMARWGTLFTPSWEAVADEPVVSQAVIDRIRNGGDPKAFVGTSKESSSLHAYNEKADYNAYQFDFIFNDGAMSKSGNLGQFIYIDPARDFVGVMFSTNPYHSGFGENKGPALMRSAAKLLADK, from the coding sequence AGCAAACCCAGTTGAAGAAGCACTGAAAGTAGAAGGTGCTCAAGTTACCTTAACAGTGAAAGAGGCGAGTACAGCATTCACCCCAAGTTTTACTGATTCAGCTCGTGAGTTATTCAACAACTTCCACTGGCAGATGGGCGGCGACCACAGCGTTTACTACAACATGCATATGAGTGAGTTTCTACCAACGGCACTGGCGGCTCCAAACGAAGAGTACAAGCCTTTAGTCAAAAATATCGACCCACGACTCGCAGCACTCAAAGTTGACACTGAAAGCAAAGGGCAGTTGACAATGGATGAGTACTTGGCGGATGAGCAGTTCCGTACTCAGGGCTTTATGTTGATTCACAAAGGGGAGATCGTTTACGAAGCTTACCCAGGTATGAAGCCGACAGACACGCATGTTTGGGCATCTACTGCAAAAACGACGGTTGGTACTGTAATCGCGATGTTAGTGGAAGAAGGCAAAGTCGATCCTGAAAAGGACATTACAGAGTATGTTTCTGAACTGAAAGGAACGAACTGGGATGGGATCACAGTACACCAAGTTCTGAACATGTCGACCGCTCTAGACAACGAAGAGACATTAGAGTCTATCTTGAACCCAGACTCTGACGTGGTGCGTTTCTTCGCAGCATCGTTTAACTCACCAAGAGCTAAGACGGGTGAGATGGAAACTTGGATGAACGTGGCTAAGGGCGCACAAAAGCTTGACGGTGAAAAAGCAGGTGACCATTTCCGTTACGCATCTATCAATACCATGGTACTGACTAAGTTAATTGAAAACATTGAAAACAAAACATGGACTCAAGTATTCGAAGATCGTGTTTGGTCAAAAGTACACGCACGTCAATCAATGCAATTCAACTTAACGCCTGATGGCATGGCGATCGCCGTGGGTTTGGTGTCGACAACGGTAGAAGACATGGCTCGTTGGGGCACACTATTCACACCTAGCTGGGAAGCGGTGGCTGATGAGCCAGTGGTTTCACAAGCTGTGATTGATCGTATTCGTAACGGAGGTGACCCAAAAGCATTCGTAGGTACCAGCAAAGAGAGCAGCTCACTGCACGCTTACAACGAAAAAGCGGACTACAACGCATACCAGTTTGATTTCATTTTCAATGATGGTGCGATGTCGAAAAGCGGCAACCTAGGACAATTTATTTACATCGATCCTGCGCGTGACTTTGTGGGTGTGATGTTCTCAACCAACCCATACCACTCAGGTTTTGGTGAGAATAAAGGTCCAGCACTAATGCGTTCAGCTGCAAAACTACTTGCTGACAAATAA